CGTGTCAGGGGGTGACGTTTGGGATTGGCGATCCATACCCGCAGCCGCATGTTCCAGGACGAATCCCCAAAACCGAGAAGCAGCAAGTCGGGACGGGGTTTTGGCAAAACATCTTCACTTTCTTCGGCCACATCCCGCAGACATTTCAGAACCTTTTCAAGGTTTGACCCGTAGGAGACCCCGACATCGATATCCAGCCGAATTTTCAGGTCCCGGTGCGACCAGTTGACGACCTGTGAAGATACAAATTCAGAATTCGGCACAATAATCGAAATGTTGTTTAAGGACCGAACGGTTGTCGACCGCATGTTGATTTCCATTACATCGCCTTCGGTATTTCCGATGGTGATCCTGTCCCCCACCTTGATGGGCCGTTCAATCAGCAGAATCAAGCCCGATATGAAGTTGGAGGTGATATTTTGCAGCCCGAAGCCGATTCCAACGGACAACAATCCAAAAACCATCATGAAACCGCTCAAATCAATCCCGACAAACTGAAATGCCACCAGTGCCCCGGTCAACATGACCAGGTAATGGGTTATGCGTTTCAGGTTATACTGGGTGCCTTCTTCAAGACGCATGCGGTCCATAATGCGGTTTAAAAATATCCGGCGAAGAATGCGCGAGAGGATGAAAAAGGTCACCATGACCAGAAAAAACATGAATAACGAAGATACGGTGACCGGCGTCTGCTGGATCTGGAAAAGCCTGAAACTCAGGACCTGATCAATGTAGCCCATCAGTTCAGCAAATGTCATGTGCAAATTCTCCTTTGCTTAAATTGGAGCGGTGATTGTCTTCGGGGGTATTTCCAGAATTTAAAAGCGCAGGGGCCGGACGGCCGATATTCATCCCGGTTGTCGGCAAATACAGTCAGTCTTCCGGGGAAACCGCCCCCACAATCGTGCTGAACAGTAATACACCGATCCATACATAAATCGAGTAATAGGACCACTGTTTGATCAACCCATACATTTGCCTTGAAAAATCGACGTTCCGTTTAAATCCGATGATGGTTTCCGGAGGCTCGTAAATTTTTTCTTCATTATCCGCCGTCAGAATCAAAATACGTTCACCGCTCTGCAAATAACGGCTTTCCGCCAGCTTCCGCATCAGCACGGGTCGATTTTCTTCCGGCAGATTATCCTGCTTCAACTTTAATTCGATCAACCCTATCATCTTGCTAAAATCGTAACTTATCAACATCTTGCCCATTTGTACGTTGGCAACGCAATTCAGTGTCAGAAACAACAAACTGATTCCCATGCCGATGAGAACCATAGCAATCAGGCGCCGGCTGCTGCCTTGGATCCGAATGGATCTTAATCCGGATATAATGATTGTTGCTGCCGCAAGAATGGCGCCGGCATCCCGGATTATTGCAAATAAATGCCAGTTTTGCAGGGCGTCCGCTTTAAACTCCTTCATATCAAAAGGGAAAAGTCCTCCTGTCAGAATAGCGCCGCCCATGAACAATGCAAAACCGGCAACAATAATGTGTTTGGGCACGATGTGACGCATAAATCCCTGCATAAGGTTCTCCCGGTTATAGGATCGGGTCAGGTTCAACTGCGCGGATATAGCGGTTGTCAAAAAAACATTCCGTTATCCCAACGTTTTTTTCTACAACCGCTTATACCGCAATTCATTGTTTCAAAACTTCATTATGGAAAGCGGTTTACATGCCCTCCCTATATCAATTCTACTGAAAACATTCAACCTTGACCCAAAGGCTGGGCGTAACACCATGTCCCTAAGTGCTTCGATTCACCTAAAACAGATTCTATCACATTGAACGGATATCGGGATGATGTTTTTTTAAATAGTCTCTGAGGGCATCACAGGTGCTTGAGAACGCAAGCTTCTCCCAAGGAATTTCGCCGGGTGCAAACATCCCTGCCGCCAGCGATTCATCTGCAGCCTGTAAAATCCCATCCCT
The sequence above is drawn from the Desulfobacterales bacterium genome and encodes:
- a CDS encoding mechanosensitive ion channel, encoding MTFAELMGYIDQVLSFRLFQIQQTPVTVSSLFMFFLVMVTFFILSRILRRIFLNRIMDRMRLEEGTQYNLKRITHYLVMLTGALVAFQFVGIDLSGFMMVFGLLSVGIGFGLQNITSNFISGLILLIERPIKVGDRITIGNTEGDVMEINMRSTTVRSLNNISIIVPNSEFVSSQVVNWSHRDLKIRLDIDVGVSYGSNLEKVLKCLRDVAEESEDVLPKPRPDLLLLGFGDSSWNMRLRVWIANPKRHPLTRSGINCAIVRKFRENDIEIPFPQRDLHVRSPLPLPLPLAAQEKN